The genomic segment CTGAAATCATTGAGGATGATAGATAGAGCGCCATCAATATTCTTATGATTAAATCTTGTGATATGATGTACCAAGCGGTTGGTGATGGCAGAGGTGTGGCGAATGAGTTGACAAGCAAAGCTTCCATTATTCTGTACAAATTTTTCAAAGAGTTTGATATCGAAAATACTGATTTTTGTCTTTTCTAAGGCCATGGCCGAAAACTCAAAATTATGACTGGCAAAAGTACAGATAATTCCAACGAAGGACTGTGCTTGAATTAATCCAACAGTGGAGGTATGGCTGTCATTAACCACATCTAATTTGGCTAAACCTTCCTCTAAAAACATAATATTACTGGCCACAAAGCCTTTTTTGATGATGGTTTCTCCTGCTTCAAATTCGATAGTGACTTTACTATTAAAAAGCTCCTCCTTTTCTTCTTGACTTAAAGCCTCAAAGCAATTTTTGGCACTAACAGCTTGCTCAACTGGTTTCGAAATGGTATTAAATAGTTCGTCTAACATGGCGTTTGTGATTTAGATCATCATTGCATTAAATGATGAATGATGCAAAATTACATGATTTATCATGAAATCTTATGAATCATTTTATAATTTGAACTATCGCCTAAAAAATACCTTTGTGATTTAAATAACAACTAAAAAATATTAAAATGGCAGATTTAAAATTTAGAGTAAAAGCACATAGCGAAAACCCTACAAAAACCATAGTAAAGGCAAGAGGATTTGAAATTATTGTAGATGAAC from the Lentimicrobium sp. L6 genome contains:
- a CDS encoding Crp/Fnr family transcriptional regulator, with product MLDELFNTISKPVEQAVSAKNCFEALSQEEKEELFNSKVTIEFEAGETIIKKGFVASNIMFLEEGLAKLDVVNDSHTSTVGLIQAQSFVGIICTFASHNFEFSAMALEKTKISIFDIKLFEKFVQNNGSFACQLIRHTSAITNRLVHHITRFNHKNIDGALSIILNDFSQVYQSTSFSLPVNRIELAKMLGYSKESVINTLSKFNREGILKVQDKHIEILDIERLIQISITG